From Nicotiana tabacum cultivar K326 chromosome 15, ASM71507v2, whole genome shotgun sequence, the proteins below share one genomic window:
- the LOC142169762 gene encoding uncharacterized protein LOC142169762 codes for MGSHRLSVWNTKRIAYDNRPPFIGSKVAKFLEGLKIKQIISSPYHPSANGHAESTNKVIIQNLKKKLEDAKGKWPDELLGVLWAYQTTMKSIMGEAPFSLPYSSEALISVKVGEPTLRSSRANEETSNEALLVKLDLLEKHRNLAYVRMVAQQ; via the coding sequence ATGGGATCACATCGTTTGTcggtttggaataccaaaagaatCGCTTATGACAATAGGCCACCGTTTATAGGTTCCAAAGTCGCAAAGTTTTTGGAAGGATTGAAGATCAAACAAATTATATCATCACCATACCATCCAAGTGCTAATGGACATGCAGAGTCAACAAACAAGGTAATAATTCAAAACCTTAAAAAGAAGTTAGAAGATGCTAAAGGCAAGTGGCCAGATGAGTTACTGGGTGTATTGTGGGCATATCAGACCACAATGAAGTCGATTATGGGTGAAGCACCTTTCTCACTTCCATACAGTTCAGAGGCTTTGATTTCGGTAAAAGTGGGGGAACCAACCCTAAGGTCTTCCCGAGCAAACGAGGAGACAAGTAATGAAGCATTGCTGGTTAAACTAGATTTGCTTGAAAAGCACCGGAATCTGGCATATGTAAGGATGGTGGCACAACAGTAA